In one window of Gemmatimonadota bacterium DNA:
- a CDS encoding family 20 glycosylhydrolase, giving the protein MPLHPVHRAFALATLLAASVASAQDARLIPAPREISTPSASVRFRGPITFAPLAETDDRAAAREFADAMRERGYRAEVTPVERGWTIAVHRVGSDAAADVLRTAQLVFDDAMRDEGYVLAASDRGASIVAASDAGVFYALQTLKQLFTGAGEQAMLTPALIRDWPAMRWRGVQDDLSRGPVPTLEYQKRQIRLFAAYKINVYSPYFEHTLQFASNPVIAPPGGSMSRADVQALVEFAQRYHITVVPQQQTFGHLHHMLKLELYAPLAETSHGHVLAPGQPGSLEFTKTVFAEIDSMFPSPFVHLGADETFELGKGQTRARVDSAGMGQVYLEYLRDIEGTLRRPGKRFLFWGDIAMRQPQLVPLLPKDMIAVGWEYAASRNFDRFLKPFRDAGMETWIAPGVTNWNRVWPNNNIALANIQGFAREGQAGGATGMLNTQWDDNGDAIFEQVWLGIVFGAAAAWQAGESDLARFRASYGLQFHGDTTGRIDAAHRHLDAAQAALQESRAGDASSYLFFVDPYSDEGVFDLIRLRPVLSRVRVHAESALVLIAQARQQRHLREVTALDAMELGARRIDWLAAKFQFADEIAMAYARADSAARAGTATWLDLAELSGINGRLQDMRDGYVLTRELFERAWRAENRPYWLQNNLARYDAEILTWVQRTSAMDRARRRFTREQRIPPPEELGIPRALLPASEGGATVPPRPAPAARGTPPSRGRTGAP; this is encoded by the coding sequence ATGCCGCTCCACCCCGTGCACCGCGCGTTCGCGCTCGCCACGCTCCTCGCCGCCTCGGTCGCGTCGGCCCAGGACGCACGCCTCATCCCCGCGCCGCGCGAGATCTCCACTCCCTCGGCGTCGGTCCGCTTTCGCGGTCCCATCACCTTCGCACCACTCGCAGAGACCGACGATCGCGCCGCCGCGCGCGAGTTCGCGGACGCGATGCGCGAACGCGGGTACCGGGCGGAGGTCACGCCGGTCGAGCGCGGCTGGACCATCGCCGTCCACCGCGTGGGCTCCGACGCCGCCGCCGATGTCCTGCGCACCGCGCAGCTCGTGTTCGACGACGCGATGCGCGACGAAGGGTACGTCCTCGCGGCGAGCGACCGTGGTGCCTCGATCGTCGCCGCGAGCGATGCGGGCGTGTTCTATGCGCTTCAGACCCTCAAGCAGCTCTTCACCGGTGCGGGCGAGCAGGCGATGCTCACCCCGGCGCTCATCCGTGACTGGCCGGCGATGCGCTGGCGCGGCGTGCAGGACGACCTCTCGCGCGGCCCGGTCCCGACGCTCGAGTACCAGAAGCGGCAGATCCGCCTCTTCGCCGCCTACAAGATCAACGTCTATTCGCCCTACTTCGAGCACACGCTCCAGTTCGCCTCGAATCCGGTGATCGCGCCGCCGGGCGGGTCGATGTCGCGCGCCGACGTGCAGGCCCTCGTCGAATTCGCGCAGCGCTACCACATCACCGTCGTCCCGCAGCAGCAGACGTTCGGGCACCTGCACCACATGCTCAAGCTGGAACTATACGCGCCCCTCGCCGAGACATCGCACGGGCACGTCCTCGCGCCCGGCCAGCCGGGGTCCCTCGAGTTCACGAAGACGGTGTTCGCCGAGATCGACTCGATGTTCCCGTCGCCGTTCGTGCATCTCGGCGCAGACGAGACGTTCGAGCTCGGGAAGGGCCAGACGCGGGCGCGGGTCGATTCGGCCGGGATGGGGCAAGTCTACCTCGAGTACCTCCGCGACATCGAGGGCACGCTCCGTCGCCCCGGAAAGCGCTTCCTCTTCTGGGGCGACATCGCGATGCGGCAGCCGCAGTTGGTGCCGTTGCTGCCCAAGGACATGATCGCCGTCGGCTGGGAGTATGCGGCGTCGCGGAACTTCGACCGGTTCCTGAAGCCCTTCCGCGACGCCGGGATGGAGACCTGGATCGCGCCCGGCGTGACGAACTGGAACCGCGTCTGGCCGAACAACAACATCGCGCTCGCGAACATCCAGGGCTTCGCGCGCGAAGGGCAAGCCGGCGGCGCGACCGGCATGCTCAACACGCAGTGGGACGACAACGGCGATGCGATCTTCGAGCAAGTCTGGCTCGGGATCGTGTTCGGCGCCGCGGCGGCGTGGCAGGCCGGTGAGTCCGACCTCGCGAGATTCCGCGCGTCGTACGGCCTGCAGTTCCACGGCGACACCACCGGCCGCATCGACGCGGCGCATCGGCACCTCGATGCGGCGCAGGCGGCGCTCCAGGAGTCCAGGGCTGGCGACGCCTCGAGCTATCTGTTCTTCGTCGACCCGTACAGCGACGAGGGGGTCTTCGACCTCATCCGGCTCCGGCCCGTGCTCTCGCGCGTGCGCGTGCACGCCGAGTCGGCGCTGGTGCTCATCGCGCAGGCGCGGCAACAGCGACACCTGCGCGAGGTGACGGCGCTCGATGCCATGGAGCTCGGCGCACGTCGCATCGACTGGCTCGCCGCCAAGTTCCAGTTCGCCGACGAGATCGCGATGGCCTACGCGCGCGCCGACTCGGCCGCGCGCGCCGGGACCGCCACCTGGCTCGACCTCGCCGAGCTCTCGGGGATCAACGGCCGTCTGCAGGACATGCGGGACGGCTACGTCCTCACGCGCGAGCTGTTCGAGCGCGCCTGGCGCGCGGAGAACCGCCCCTACTGGCTGCAGAACAACCTGGCGCGCTATGACGCCGAGATCCTCACCTGGGTCCAGCGCACGAGTGCCATGGATCGCGCCCGCCGCCGCTTCACCCGCGAGCAGCGGATCCCGCCACCCGAGGAGCTCGGGATCCCGCGCGCCCTCCTGCCGGCTAGCGAGGGAGGAGCGACGGTACCGCCGCGCCCGGCGCCTGCCGCACGCGGAACACCGCCGTCTCGGGGGCGTACAGGCGCCCCGTGA
- a CDS encoding pyridoxal-dependent decarboxylase, whose amino-acid sequence MTTTDLAALLAALEEDTAFEGGSSFLRLAADQFARTRAGDGPVSTSRSAADLASRFDEPLPMGLRPLDEVAARLERDVLSDVNRLTHPMYLGHQVSAPLAVAVWSDVVISAVNNSHAVREMSPATTPVERRVIAWMSELAGFGPGSGGTLTSGGTEATLTALLAARAAYQPEAWSTGLVGTPPVLVHGEHTHYAVSRAAGVLGIGASNCVSVASRDHRMDPDALGRTLGELRAAGRPVLAVVATAGCTATGAFDDLERIAGVCESFAVWLHVDGAHGASALLSARHRHRVRGIARARSLAWDPHKMMLLPLAAGTVLLRESRDLARAYAQQAPYLFHERTDAVGVDLGPLSFQCSRRADALKVWTTLQRFGADGIGMLYDHLCELTTTLQGLIDAHDRFEPLHVPEANILCFRYRADDAFNGELRERYNRSGRGWITATTLGGRRVLRVTIMNPRTTATHLADLLKGLEAEATSMRGEAGRE is encoded by the coding sequence ATGACGACGACCGACCTCGCCGCACTGCTCGCCGCCCTCGAGGAGGATACCGCCTTCGAGGGCGGTTCATCGTTCCTGCGGCTCGCCGCCGACCAGTTCGCACGGACACGGGCGGGAGACGGACCCGTGTCGACCTCGCGCAGCGCCGCCGATCTCGCGTCCCGGTTCGACGAACCGCTCCCGATGGGTCTGCGCCCGCTCGACGAGGTCGCCGCCCGACTCGAGCGCGACGTCCTCTCCGACGTGAACCGGCTGACGCATCCGATGTATCTCGGCCATCAGGTCTCGGCGCCGCTCGCCGTCGCCGTCTGGAGCGATGTCGTGATCTCGGCAGTGAACAACTCGCACGCCGTGCGAGAGATGTCCCCCGCGACGACGCCGGTGGAGCGACGGGTGATCGCCTGGATGAGCGAACTCGCCGGCTTCGGCCCCGGCTCGGGCGGGACGCTCACCTCGGGCGGGACCGAGGCGACGCTCACCGCGCTGCTCGCGGCCCGCGCGGCCTACCAGCCGGAAGCCTGGAGCACCGGTCTCGTCGGCACGCCGCCCGTGCTCGTGCATGGCGAGCATACGCACTATGCCGTCTCGCGCGCGGCCGGCGTGCTCGGGATCGGTGCGTCCAACTGCGTCTCGGTCGCGTCGCGCGACCATCGCATGGACCCCGACGCGCTCGGGCGCACGCTCGGCGAGCTTCGCGCTGCGGGTCGTCCCGTGCTCGCCGTGGTGGCCACGGCCGGTTGCACCGCGACCGGGGCGTTCGACGATCTCGAGCGGATAGCCGGCGTGTGCGAGTCGTTCGCGGTGTGGCTGCATGTGGATGGCGCGCATGGCGCGTCCGCATTGCTCTCGGCGCGCCATAGGCATCGCGTGCGCGGGATCGCGCGGGCGCGCAGCCTGGCCTGGGACCCCCACAAGATGATGCTGCTCCCGCTCGCCGCGGGGACGGTGCTCCTGCGCGAATCGCGCGACCTCGCACGGGCGTACGCGCAGCAGGCGCCGTACCTGTTCCATGAGCGCACCGACGCGGTGGGGGTGGACCTGGGGCCGCTGAGCTTCCAGTGCTCGCGTCGGGCGGATGCGCTGAAGGTCTGGACGACGCTCCAGCGGTTCGGTGCCGACGGCATCGGGATGCTCTACGACCATCTCTGCGAACTCACGACCACGCTGCAAGGTCTCATCGACGCGCATGATCGGTTCGAGCCGCTGCACGTGCCCGAGGCGAACATCCTCTGCTTCCGATATCGGGCGGATGACGCGTTCAACGGCGAGCTCCGCGAGCGTTACAACCGCTCGGGTCGCGGCTGGATCACCGCGACGACGCTCGGCGGGCGGCGTGTGCTGCGCGTGACGATCATGAACCCACGGACGACCGCCACGCACCTCGCCGACCTATTGAAGGGGCTCGAGGCCGAGGCGACCTCGATGCGCGGTGAGGCTGGACGGGAGTAG
- a CDS encoding MarR family transcriptional regulator, whose product MTTETELQAPAHVLAGPDAPAAPPQDVPTATALKLWVVLSRANEAIEAHARADIERHGLTPAEFGVLEALHHKGPLLLGDVQRRTLISSGGTTFLIDRLEKKGLVERRLCASDRRARYAALTAQGRGLMTEVFPAHAEVIRRAMAGLGLADQRAITDLLRVLGQEAASLSLPG is encoded by the coding sequence ATGACAACGGAAACCGAACTTCAGGCGCCTGCGCACGTTCTCGCGGGACCGGATGCGCCCGCCGCACCGCCGCAGGACGTGCCGACCGCGACCGCGCTGAAGCTCTGGGTGGTCCTCTCGCGCGCGAATGAGGCGATCGAGGCGCATGCGCGCGCCGATATCGAACGCCACGGCTTGACGCCCGCCGAGTTCGGCGTGCTGGAGGCGCTGCATCACAAGGGCCCGCTGCTCCTCGGCGACGTGCAGCGCCGGACGCTCATCTCGAGCGGTGGGACCACCTTCCTCATCGACCGACTCGAGAAGAAGGGTCTGGTCGAGCGGCGCCTTTGCGCGTCGGACCGGCGGGCGCGATATGCCGCGCTAACGGCGCAGGGGCGCGGGTTGATGACGGAGGTCTTCCCGGCGCACGCGGAGGTGATCCGTCGGGCGATGGCGGGGCTCGGGCTCGCGGATCAGCGAGCGATCACGGACCTGTTGCGGGTGCTCGGCCAAGAGGCTGCGTCGTTGTCGCTGCCTGGCTGA
- a CDS encoding YceI family protein, which produces MKWNIDTTHANVDFSVKHMAISTVRGAFNVFNGTGETDAAGVPTAIQMEIDATSITTNNEQRDGHLKSPDFFDVANHPKLTFASTKITGTRDELTIVGDLTIRGVTKSVTLKGEMSQEVKDPWGNQRTSIVANGKISREQFGLVWNMALEFGGVMVSDEVKLHIEAEAVAVAPVAA; this is translated from the coding sequence ATGAAGTGGAACATCGATACCACCCACGCGAACGTCGATTTCTCGGTCAAGCACATGGCGATCTCCACCGTGCGCGGCGCCTTCAACGTCTTCAACGGCACCGGCGAGACGGACGCCGCTGGCGTGCCAACCGCGATCCAGATGGAGATCGACGCGACGAGCATCACGACGAACAACGAGCAGCGCGACGGGCACCTGAAGTCGCCGGATTTCTTCGATGTGGCGAACCACCCCAAGCTCACGTTCGCGTCGACGAAGATCACGGGTACGCGCGATGAACTCACGATCGTCGGCGACCTGACGATCCGCGGCGTGACCAAGTCGGTGACGCTCAAGGGCGAGATGTCGCAGGAAGTGAAGGATCCCTGGGGCAACCAGCGCACGTCGATCGTCGCGAACGGCAAGATCTCGCGCGAGCAGTTCGGGCTGGTGTGGAACATGGCGCTCGAGTTCGGCGGCGTGATGGTCTCCGACGAGGTGAAGCTGCACATCGAGGCCGAGGCGGTGGCGGTGGCCCCGGTGGCGGCGTAA
- a CDS encoding SDR family oxidoreductase: MGERFLQLGAKVVIASRREAVLRAAADEMMAAHGGTVLPLACDVRDPDAVDAMIGAAWEHFGGVDGLVNNAAGNIASPTERLSHRAVDSVLGIVLHGSFYCTLALGKRWLAAARPGRVLSIVTTYAEGGSAYVVPSAAAKAGVLAMTRSLAVEWGPRGITCNAIAPGPFPTKGAWDRLLPDPGMLDAAIDRIPMRRPGELIELADLAAFLMSDLSHYINGDCITIDGGEKLKGGGQFSWMSQLTPAQWGALEASARGATKKDRTGDG; this comes from the coding sequence ATGGGGGAGCGGTTCCTGCAACTCGGCGCGAAGGTCGTGATCGCCTCGCGCCGCGAGGCGGTGCTCCGCGCCGCGGCCGACGAGATGATGGCGGCGCACGGGGGCACGGTCCTCCCGCTCGCCTGCGACGTGCGGGATCCCGACGCCGTGGACGCGATGATCGGTGCGGCGTGGGAACACTTCGGCGGCGTGGACGGGCTCGTCAACAATGCGGCGGGCAACATCGCCTCGCCCACGGAGCGGCTCTCGCATCGCGCCGTGGACTCGGTGCTCGGCATCGTGCTCCACGGGTCGTTCTACTGCACGCTCGCGCTCGGCAAGCGCTGGCTCGCGGCCGCGCGCCCCGGACGGGTCCTCTCGATCGTGACGACCTACGCCGAGGGCGGGTCGGCGTACGTCGTGCCGTCGGCGGCGGCGAAGGCGGGCGTGCTCGCCATGACCCGCTCGCTCGCGGTGGAATGGGGTCCGCGCGGGATCACGTGCAACGCGATCGCGCCGGGGCCCTTCCCGACGAAGGGTGCGTGGGACCGCCTGCTCCCCGATCCCGGGATGCTCGACGCGGCGATCGACCGGATCCCGATGCGGCGGCCTGGCGAACTGATCGAGCTGGCGGACCTCGCGGCCTTCCTGATGTCGGATCTCTCGCACTACATCAACGGCGACTGCATCACGATCGACGGTGGCGAGAAGCTCAAGGGTGGCGGCCAGTTCTCATGGATGTCGCAGCTCACGCCCGCGCAGTGGGGCGCGCTCGAGGCATCGGCGCGCGGGGCGACCAAGAAGGACCGCACGGGCGACGGCTGA
- a CDS encoding acyl-CoA dehydrogenase family protein has translation MTALPLAEIRSFLETHAHPMERAFLSRPFAELLPELGALRAEVKRRGLWAPHLPPAFGGLGLPLPAFGEVSAVLGESPIGHYLFGCNAPDIGNEELLLAHGSDEQRERWLAPLARGEIRSCFAMTEPEFAGSNPVHMGTTAVRDGESYVISGHKWFTSSADGAAFTIVMAVTAPDAPAHQRASQIIVPMDAPGLEFVRNIPVMGEGGSDYASHAELRFVDVRVPVSNRIGAEGQGFALAQERLGPGRIHHCMRWLGISERAFRLMVQRAATRELSPGEPLGQQQVVQHWIAECRAEMDAARLLVLDVAHRIEREGAHAARDGISLIKFHVAGVLQRVLDRAIQVHGALGMTDDTPLAYWFRHERGARIYDGPDEVHKSAVARRILEAAGMPRGTRRRG, from the coding sequence ATGACCGCACTCCCGCTGGCGGAGATCCGCTCGTTCCTCGAGACGCACGCGCACCCGATGGAGCGCGCGTTCCTCTCGCGCCCCTTCGCCGAGCTGCTCCCGGAGCTCGGCGCGCTTCGCGCGGAGGTGAAGCGGCGCGGACTCTGGGCTCCCCACCTCCCGCCCGCGTTCGGCGGGCTCGGGCTGCCGCTGCCGGCGTTCGGCGAGGTGAGTGCGGTGCTCGGCGAGAGCCCGATCGGACACTATCTGTTCGGCTGCAACGCCCCTGACATCGGGAACGAGGAACTGCTGCTCGCGCACGGCAGCGACGAGCAGCGGGAGCGCTGGCTCGCGCCACTGGCGCGCGGCGAGATCCGAAGCTGCTTCGCGATGACCGAACCGGAGTTCGCGGGCTCGAACCCGGTCCATATGGGGACGACGGCCGTGCGGGACGGCGAGTCGTACGTGATCAGCGGGCACAAGTGGTTCACGTCGTCGGCGGATGGCGCCGCGTTCACGATCGTGATGGCCGTGACCGCGCCCGACGCGCCGGCCCACCAGCGCGCGAGCCAGATCATCGTGCCGATGGACGCGCCCGGACTGGAGTTCGTGCGCAACATCCCGGTGATGGGCGAGGGCGGGAGCGACTACGCGAGTCACGCCGAACTGCGATTCGTCGACGTGCGCGTGCCGGTCTCGAACCGGATCGGCGCGGAGGGGCAGGGGTTCGCGCTCGCGCAGGAGCGCTTGGGGCCCGGGCGCATCCACCATTGCATGCGCTGGCTCGGGATCTCGGAGCGCGCGTTCCGCCTGATGGTGCAACGGGCTGCGACGCGCGAGCTGTCGCCCGGGGAGCCGCTCGGCCAGCAGCAGGTGGTGCAGCATTGGATCGCCGAGTGCCGCGCGGAGATGGACGCGGCGCGACTGCTGGTACTCGATGTGGCGCACCGGATCGAGCGGGAGGGGGCGCATGCGGCGCGGGACGGCATCTCGCTCATCAAGTTCCACGTCGCCGGTGTGCTGCAGCGCGTGCTCGACCGCGCGATCCAGGTGCATGGCGCGCTCGGGATGACCGACGACACGCCGTTGGCGTACTGGTTCCGCCACGAGCGCGGCGCGCGCATCTATGACGGGCCGGACGAGGTGCACAAGTCGGCGGTCGCGCGGCGGATCCTCGAGGCAGCGGGCATGCCGCGCGGCACACGGCGGCGCGGATAG